The following proteins come from a genomic window of Acidobacteriota bacterium:
- the fabD gene encoding [acyl-carrier-protein] S-malonyltransferase encodes MSTSPLAFLFPGQGSQAVGMGKELAETYSVAREAFVEADAALGYSLSQVCFEGPEEKLKLTEITQPAILTASVAAQRVLAEQGIQPQYVAGHSLGEYSAHVAAGTLSFVDAVRTVAKRGKYMQEAVPVGVGAMAAILALALDPLEAVCRRAAQETVGTVSPANINSPDQIVISGNKATVERAAELAREKGAKRAVMLPVSAPFHCALMQPAQDRLAADLRGLRFSAMRVPVITNVDANPIQGAAEAREALIRQVTGAVQWVRSIQALISAGVQTFIEVGPGKVLTGLLRQIDRSKMGLNVENEESLQKTLSALHT; translated from the coding sequence ATGAGCACATCTCCCCTCGCTTTCCTTTTTCCCGGACAAGGATCACAGGCAGTCGGAATGGGCAAAGAACTCGCCGAGACATATTCAGTCGCGCGCGAAGCCTTTGTTGAGGCCGACGCGGCCCTCGGTTATTCGCTCTCCCAAGTTTGCTTTGAAGGACCAGAAGAAAAGCTGAAGCTCACCGAGATTACTCAGCCGGCGATTCTCACAGCTTCAGTCGCCGCTCAGCGCGTGTTGGCAGAGCAGGGCATTCAGCCGCAATACGTCGCGGGACACAGTCTTGGCGAGTACTCCGCCCACGTTGCCGCCGGTACGCTCAGCTTCGTTGACGCGGTGCGCACCGTGGCAAAGCGCGGCAAATACATGCAGGAAGCTGTGCCCGTGGGAGTAGGAGCTATGGCAGCGATTCTGGCCCTCGCTCTTGATCCGCTTGAAGCAGTATGCCGCCGGGCTGCGCAAGAGACCGTTGGCACGGTATCCCCAGCCAACATCAACTCACCTGACCAGATCGTGATCTCAGGCAACAAGGCCACTGTGGAACGAGCCGCGGAGCTGGCCAGGGAAAAAGGCGCCAAACGCGCTGTGATGCTGCCGGTAAGCGCTCCCTTCCACTGTGCGCTCATGCAGCCCGCGCAGGATCGACTCGCCGCTGATTTGCGCGGTTTGCGATTTTCTGCAATGCGCGTTCCCGTGATCACGAATGTCGACGCAAATCCAATTCAGGGTGCGGCAGAAGCTCGCGAAGCTCTCATTCGTCAAGTCACTGGCGCAGTGCAGTGGGTGCGCTCTATTCAGGCGCTAATCAGCGCAGGAGTTCAGACATTTATCGAAGTCGGACCGGGCAAAGTGCTCACCGGTCTGCTACGCCAGATTGATAGATCTAAAATGGGATTGAATGTAGAGAACGAGGAGTCACTGCAAAAGACGCTCTCTGCGCTGCACACCTAG